One segment of Nothobranchius furzeri strain GRZ-AD chromosome 13, NfurGRZ-RIMD1, whole genome shotgun sequence DNA contains the following:
- the hspa13 gene encoding heat shock 70 kDa protein 13 yields the protein MAGEMSMIGSVILALLLAGYLGQQYLPPPKPKVIGLDLGTTFCSVGVFHPGSGEVEVIVDKEGRKSIPSAVTFTHTAVLAGQEAVELSDNNPQNTIYDAKRFIGKLFEPGVLEQESARYPFKVINNNGSAEFVISTNHTFTVSPEFIGSRLLLKMKKMAEQQLGVLIQKAVISVPAEFDERQRNYTVRAANLAGLEILRVINEPTAAAMAYGLHKVDVYNVLVVDLGGGTLDVSLLNKQGGMFLTRAMAGNNKLGGQDFSQRLLQYCMERVRQEFGVTPTLKEDIHRLRQAVEAAKLNLTLRPNATITVPLRLQEPPKGPSPVLLRAVVTRQLFEELNEDLFQKILAPVKTVLAEGHLEKDDVDEIVLVGGSTRIPRIRELISLYFRKEPNTSVDPDLAVVTGVAIQAGIMGGSWPLQVSAIEIPNRHLRKTNFS from the exons ATGGCTGGAGAGATGTCTATGATTG GTTCGGTGATCCTGGCTCTGTTACTGGCCGGTTATTTGGGCCAGCAGTACTTACCTCCCCCTAAACCCAAAGTGATCGGCCTGGACTTGGGTACCACCTTCTGCTCCGTCGGTGTTTTCCACCCGGGCAGCGGGGAGGTGGAGGTGATTGTTGATAAGGAAGGGAGGAAGAGCATCCCCAGCGCGGTCACCTTCACCCACACCGCGGTGCTGGCCGGACAAGAGGCCGTGGAGCTGTCGGACAACAACCCGCAGAACACCATCTATGATGCCAAGAGGTTCATTGGAAAGCTGTTTGAGCCAGGTGTCCTGGAGCAGGAGAGCGCCAGGTACCCGTTCAAG GTGATAAACAACAATGGAAGTGCAGAGTTCGTGATCTCCACCAACCACACCTTCACCGTAAGCCCAGAGTTCATtggctccaggctgctgctgaaGATGAAGAAGATGGCAGAGCAACAGTTGGGCGTGCTGATCCAGAAGGCCGTCATCTCTGTACCGGCAGAGTTTGATGAGAGACAGAGGAACTACACCGTTAGGGCTGCAAACCTAGCAG GTTTGGAGATCCTGCGTGTAATCAACGAGCCCACGGCTGCAGCCATGGCCTACGGCCTGCACAAGGTGGATGTGTATAATGTTCTGGTGGTGGACCTCGGCGGAGGAACGCTGGACGTGTCTTtgttaaacaaacagggaggcatGTTCCTCACCAGGGCGATGGCAG GAAACAACAAGCTGGGAGGTCAGGACTTCAGCCAGAGGTTGCTCCAGTATTGCATGGAGCGGGTCAGACAGGAATTTGGTGTCACCCCCACCCTGAAGGAAGACATCCACCGTCTCCGACAGGCCGTGGAAGCTGCCAAACTCAACCTCACCCTCCGACCAAATGCCACCATCACGGTGCCTCTACGCCTCCAGGAACCACCCAAAGGCCCTTCTCCAGTCCTCCTCAGGGCCGTGGTCACTCGCCAGCTGTTTGAGGAGCTCAACGAGGATCTTTTCCAGAAGATTCTGGCTCCTGTGAAGACAGTGTTGGCTGAAGGCCACCTGGAGAAAGATGATGTGGATGAGATTGTTCTGGTGGGAGGGTCCACCAGGATACCACGGATCAGGGAGCTAATCAGTCTGTATTTTAGGAAGGAGCCCAACACGTCTGTGGATCCTGACCTGGCCGTGGTTACAGGCGTGGCTATCCAGGCCGGCATCATGGGCGGCTCCTGGCCGTTACAAGTGAGCGCCATCGAAATACCCAACAGGCATTTACGCAAGACAAACTTCAGCTGa